A genomic segment from Pyrodictium occultum encodes:
- a CDS encoding Cdc6/Cdc18 family protein: MEDILDEIFDRVVESRIFRNRDILNPDYIPDRLPHRENEIRRVASVLAQALRNSRPNNLFIYGLTGTGKTAVTLYVLRRLEAKARQLGVDVRYAYVNTRQRDTPYKVLVDIASSIGLRVPFTGLSTAEVYTRLVRALSRASGVLIVVLDEVDWLVRRKGDDLLYKLTRIGYELPRDAAKVSIVGITNDVKFVEMLDARVRSSLGEEEVVFPPYNAEQLRDILWERAREAFQPGAVDESVISYCAALAAREHGDARHALDLLRVAGEVAERENAPRVTVEHVKKAWGQLERDRVYEVVSTLPLHARLVLAAVIAAAGRSYTTTGELYSVYRELASALGVESVTQRRVSDIVNELDMLGVLSARVVNRGRYGKTRMISLAADPETIVEALSRDPRLRRLLGQVAVPGGGAGGGGGRTPGTLAPNPNKARRGGR; encoded by the coding sequence GTGGAGGACATATTGGACGAGATCTTTGATCGAGTGGTGGAGTCCAGGATATTCCGCAACAGGGACATACTGAACCCCGACTATATCCCGGACAGGTTGCCTCACAGGGAGAACGAGATACGGAGGGTAGCTAGCGTCCTCGCCCAGGCGCTGAGGAACAGTAGGCCCAACAACCTCTTCATCTACGGGTTGACGGGCACGGGTAAGACGGCTGTAACCCTCTACGTGCTCCGCCGGCTGGAGGCGAAGGCGAGGCAGCTGGGGGTGGACGTGAGGTACGCCTACGTTAATACTAGGCAGCGGGATACGCCCTACAAGGTGCTCGTAGACATAGCATCCAGTATAGGGCTCCGGGTCCCCTTCACCGGGCTCTCCACCGCCGAGGTCTACACCCGGCTCGTCCGCGCCCTCTCCAGGGCCAGCGGCGTCCTGATAGTGGTGCTTGATGAGGTGGACTGGCTTGTCCGGAGGAAGGGGGATGACCTGCTCTACAAGCTTACACGCATAGGCTACGAGCTGCCCCGGGACGCGGCGAAGGTATCCATAGTGGGGATTACGAACGACGTGAAGTTTGTCGAGATGCTTGACGCCCGGGTCCGCAGCAGCCTCGGAGAGGAGGAGGTTGTCTTCCCTCCCTACAACGCTGAGCAGCTCCGCGACATCCTCTGGGAGCGGGCCCGGGAGGCCTTCCAGCCAGGCGCCGTCGACGAGTCGGTCATAAGCTACTGTGCGGCCCTCGCGGCGAGGGAGCACGGCGACGCCCGCCACGCCCTCGACCTTCTCCGCGTGGCGGGCGAGGTGGCGGAGAGGGAGAACGCTCCCAGGGTAACGGTGGAGCATGTCAAGAAGGCCTGGGGACAGCTGGAGAGGGACCGGGTCTACGAGGTGGTCTCAACTCTCCCGCTCCACGCCCGCCTCGTCCTAGCCGCGGTGATAGCCGCGGCGGGCAGGAGCTACACCACCACGGGCGAGCTCTACAGCGTCTACCGGGAACTGGCCAGCGCCCTAGGGGTGGAGAGCGTGACGCAGCGCAGGGTGAGCGACATAGTGAACGAGCTGGACATGCTCGGCGTACTCTCGGCGAGGGTTGTGAACCGCGGCCGCTACGGGAAAACCAGGATGATAAGCCTCGCAGCCGACCCCGAGACCATCGTGGAGGCCCTCTCCAGAGACCCCCGGCTCCGCCGCCTCCTAGGCCAGGTGGCCGTCCCCGGGGGAGGCGCTGGGGGAGGGGGAGGGCGAACCCCTGGAACCCTAGCCCCTAACCCTAATAAGGCCCGGCGTGGCGGCCGGTGA
- a CDS encoding protein-L-isoaspartate O-methyltransferase — protein sequence MQRELEEARQRLVERLVHEGYIRSEHVKRAMLRVPRELFLPEDLRHLAYEDTPLPIGHGQTISAPHMVAMMTELAELEPGMKVLEVGTGSGYHAAVIAEVVAPSGTPREKWGHVYTVERIPELAERARFNLERAGYSDRVAVIVGDGSKGYPSAAPYDRIIVTAAAPEVPRPLPEQLRPGGKIVIPIGDRYMQYLYVVEKLPDGRLKKRPVTPCIFVPLVGEHGWREHESWV from the coding sequence ATGCAGCGGGAGCTAGAGGAGGCGCGCCAGAGGCTTGTGGAGAGGCTCGTCCACGAGGGCTATATACGCTCCGAGCACGTCAAGAGGGCTATGCTCCGGGTGCCCCGGGAGCTCTTCCTCCCCGAGGACCTAAGGCACCTGGCTTACGAGGACACCCCGCTCCCCATAGGCCATGGGCAGACTATAAGCGCGCCCCACATGGTCGCCATGATGACGGAGCTGGCGGAGCTCGAGCCGGGAATGAAGGTGCTTGAGGTGGGAACGGGCTCCGGCTACCACGCGGCTGTGATAGCGGAGGTGGTCGCGCCCAGCGGCACGCCGAGGGAGAAGTGGGGCCACGTCTACACGGTGGAGAGGATCCCAGAGCTCGCGGAGCGCGCCCGCTTCAACCTGGAGAGGGCGGGTTACAGCGACCGCGTCGCAGTGATAGTGGGGGACGGGAGCAAGGGCTACCCCTCAGCTGCGCCCTACGACAGGATAATCGTGACGGCCGCGGCCCCCGAGGTGCCCAGGCCCCTGCCGGAGCAGCTACGGCCAGGCGGGAAAATAGTCATACCCATAGGGGATAGGTACATGCAGTACCTCTATGTAGTCGAGAAGCTGCCTGATGGCAGGCTGAAAAAACGCCCAGTTACACCGTGCATATTCGTGCCCCTCGTCGGGGAGCACGGGTGGCGGGAGCACGAGTCTTGGGTCTAG
- a CDS encoding zinc finger domain-containing protein, with protein sequence MSLSLEVPRKPSIVEATKVPVCTSCNRPISPWEKGVAFLCPNCGEVVIWRCSRCRKMGVPYRCPKCGFEGP encoded by the coding sequence GTGTCGCTGAGCCTTGAGGTGCCGCGGAAGCCCAGCATAGTAGAGGCCACCAAGGTACCCGTGTGCACCAGCTGCAACAGGCCAATATCGCCCTGGGAGAAGGGAGTGGCGTTCCTCTGCCCCAACTGCGGCGAGGTAGTGATCTGGCGCTGCTCCCGCTGCAGGAAGATGGGTGTCCCTTACCGCTGCCCGAAGTGCGGGTTCGAGGGCCCCTAG
- a CDS encoding CDC48 family AAA ATPase: protein MVLTGSRRKKEVVLRVVEAKQRDVGKGKVRIDIDILRMIGVEPGDIIEIEGRKRTAAIAWPGYPEDRGQDIIRMDGLLRKNAGVSIGDKVIVRKADVQPASLVKLAPANFSITIDSGFVNYVKKKLLEYPVVEGDTVLIPVLNQSIPFVVIHTKPQGVVVINHDTNIILLEKPVEQGKIPRVTYEDIGGMKDIIQRVRELVELPLKHPEIFKRLGIEPPKGVLLYGPPGVGKTLLAKAIANETNAYFIAINGPEIMSKYYGESEQRLREIFEEAKKHAPSIIFIDEIDAIAPKRDEVVGEVERRVVAQLLALMDGLESRGDVIVIAATNRPNALDPALRRPGRFDREIEIPLPDKQGRLEILQIHTRSMPLAEDVDLERIAEMTRGYSGADLAALVREAAMHALRRYLPRIDLSQDRIPPEILEEMEIRMEDFMAAMREIVPSGLREIYIEVPEVHWGDIGGLEDVKQQLREAVEWPLKYPDVFRRMGITPPKGVLLFGPPGTGKTLLAKAAATESGANFIAVRGPEVLSKWVGESEKMIREIFRKARQHSPAIIFFDEIDAIAQTRGAFDTSGVTYRIVNQLLAELDGIVPLSNVVVIAATNRPDILDPALLRPGRFDKVIYVPPPDRKARLEILRIHTRKMPLAEDVDLELLAIRTEGYSGADLAALVREAAMLALREDINATRVRMRHFMRALEIVRPSITQDMVKFYEEWYQQARQQLPGSKLLQAKSTLFT from the coding sequence ATGGTGCTGACGGGTTCTCGGCGTAAGAAGGAGGTAGTGCTAAGGGTTGTTGAAGCCAAGCAACGCGACGTCGGCAAGGGGAAGGTGAGGATAGATATAGACATACTCAGGATGATAGGCGTCGAGCCGGGCGACATAATAGAGATAGAGGGGAGGAAGAGGACGGCTGCCATAGCGTGGCCGGGCTACCCGGAGGACAGGGGCCAGGACATCATAAGGATGGATGGGCTTCTCCGCAAGAACGCCGGCGTGAGCATAGGCGATAAGGTGATAGTCCGTAAGGCCGACGTGCAGCCCGCCTCTCTGGTTAAGCTCGCTCCGGCGAACTTCTCGATAACCATTGACAGCGGGTTCGTGAACTACGTGAAGAAGAAGCTGCTCGAGTACCCTGTGGTCGAGGGCGACACGGTGCTGATACCGGTGCTGAACCAGTCAATCCCCTTCGTGGTCATACACACCAAGCCCCAGGGCGTGGTCGTGATCAACCATGACACGAACATAATACTGCTGGAGAAGCCGGTAGAGCAGGGCAAGATACCGAGGGTCACCTACGAGGACATCGGCGGCATGAAGGACATCATCCAGAGGGTCCGGGAGCTGGTTGAGCTGCCCCTCAAGCACCCGGAGATATTCAAGAGGCTTGGCATAGAGCCGCCTAAGGGTGTGCTGCTCTACGGACCGCCGGGGGTAGGCAAGACGCTGCTAGCTAAGGCTATAGCTAACGAGACCAACGCCTACTTCATAGCCATCAACGGGCCGGAGATAATGAGCAAGTACTATGGCGAGAGCGAGCAGAGGCTCCGCGAGATCTTCGAGGAGGCTAAGAAGCATGCGCCGAGCATCATATTCATAGACGAGATAGACGCGATAGCGCCGAAGAGGGACGAGGTCGTAGGGGAGGTCGAGCGCCGCGTGGTGGCGCAGCTACTGGCCCTCATGGATGGGCTGGAGAGCCGCGGGGACGTGATAGTGATAGCTGCCACCAACAGGCCTAACGCGCTGGACCCAGCCCTCCGCCGCCCGGGCCGCTTCGACCGCGAGATAGAGATACCGCTGCCGGACAAACAGGGTAGGCTTGAGATACTCCAGATACACACTAGGAGCATGCCGCTGGCCGAGGACGTGGACCTGGAGAGAATTGCCGAGATGACCCGCGGCTACAGCGGCGCGGACCTAGCGGCGCTGGTAAGGGAGGCTGCGATGCACGCGCTGCGCCGCTACCTTCCGAGGATAGACCTCAGCCAGGACAGGATACCCCCGGAGATCCTGGAGGAGATGGAGATACGGATGGAGGACTTCATGGCCGCTATGAGGGAGATAGTGCCGAGCGGGCTGAGGGAGATCTACATCGAGGTTCCGGAGGTCCACTGGGGGGATATCGGTGGGCTTGAGGATGTTAAGCAGCAGCTCCGCGAGGCTGTGGAGTGGCCGCTCAAGTACCCCGACGTCTTCCGGCGCATGGGGATAACGCCGCCTAAGGGTGTGCTGCTCTTCGGCCCGCCCGGCACCGGTAAGACGCTACTAGCTAAGGCGGCCGCGACGGAGAGCGGTGCGAACTTCATCGCCGTGAGGGGCCCAGAGGTGCTCAGCAAATGGGTGGGCGAGAGCGAGAAGATGATAAGGGAGATATTCCGGAAGGCTAGGCAGCATAGCCCTGCGATAATCTTCTTCGACGAGATAGACGCGATAGCCCAGACGAGGGGCGCCTTCGACACCAGCGGAGTAACATACAGGATTGTGAACCAGCTGCTCGCCGAGCTGGATGGCATAGTGCCGCTCAGCAACGTGGTTGTGATAGCCGCCACGAACAGGCCGGATATACTCGACCCGGCCCTCCTGCGGCCCGGCAGGTTCGATAAGGTGATCTACGTGCCGCCGCCGGACCGGAAGGCCAGGCTCGAGATACTCAGGATACACACCAGGAAAATGCCACTAGCAGAAGACGTAGACCTAGAGCTGCTGGCGATCAGGACCGAGGGCTACAGCGGCGCAGACCTAGCGGCGCTGGTAAGGGAGGCTGCAATGCTAGCGCTCCGCGAGGATATAAACGCTACCAGAGTGCGTATGAGGCACTTCATGAGGGCGCTCGAGATAGTGAGGCCCTCGATAACCCAGGACATGGTGAAGTTCTATGAGGAGTGGTATCAGCAGGCCCGCCAGCAGCTGCCGGGGAGCAAACTGCTGCAGGCAAAGTCTACACTGTTCACTTAG
- a CDS encoding class I SAM-dependent methyltransferase, translating to MRPVKQCCTRGPAPVFAAEAAGEELRSAREELLAACAGLVEVVETSCTMLEERRPPVSYVLVGRVAVVSLDERLRGRERQVAEELLRTVPGIVAVYGKEATVGEYRAQRLIHLAGERVEETMHVEHGLRIPVPLGRVYINPRLAAEHRRVAEMIGRDEVVLDMFSGVGGFSLVASALGRGRLIVANDANPWAVSGLARAIEMNKGRLRTPIVVLRSDARLLPELLKPIFTRIIMNLPHSAVEFIPVARRLCSPRGCILHVYTLASSSEEALARVPGGVSATRVLDYAPRKFIYRVDVPVRGEDDVEG from the coding sequence ATGCGGCCGGTTAAACAATGCTGCACCCGCGGCCCCGCCCCAGTATTCGCGGCGGAGGCGGCGGGGGAGGAGCTGAGGAGCGCTAGGGAGGAGTTGCTCGCAGCCTGCGCCGGGCTCGTGGAGGTGGTGGAGACCAGCTGCACCATGCTCGAGGAGCGCCGGCCGCCGGTCTCATACGTGCTGGTGGGCAGGGTGGCGGTGGTCTCGCTGGACGAGAGACTACGGGGCAGGGAGAGGCAGGTGGCGGAGGAGCTGCTCCGCACGGTGCCGGGGATAGTGGCGGTCTACGGCAAGGAGGCCACGGTGGGGGAGTACCGGGCCCAGAGGCTCATCCACCTCGCCGGCGAGAGGGTGGAGGAGACCATGCACGTCGAGCACGGCCTCCGCATACCAGTGCCCCTCGGCAGGGTCTACATCAACCCGAGGCTCGCGGCCGAGCACCGCCGCGTCGCCGAGATGATAGGCAGGGACGAGGTGGTGCTCGACATGTTCAGCGGTGTTGGAGGCTTCAGCCTCGTCGCCTCGGCGCTGGGCAGGGGAAGGCTGATAGTAGCCAACGACGCCAACCCCTGGGCGGTCTCGGGCCTGGCCCGCGCCATCGAGATGAACAAGGGTAGGCTCAGGACGCCGATAGTCGTGCTGAGGAGCGACGCCCGCCTCCTGCCGGAGCTGCTGAAGCCCATATTCACGAGGATAATAATGAACCTGCCCCACTCCGCGGTGGAGTTCATCCCTGTGGCGAGGAGGCTCTGCAGCCCCAGGGGCTGCATACTCCACGTCTACACATTGGCCTCTAGCAGCGAGGAGGCGCTAGCCAGGGTTCCGGGCGGGGTCTCCGCCACCAGGGTCCTCGACTACGCACCCCGCAAGTTCATATACCGTGTCGACGTCCCCGTCCGGGGTGAAGACGACGTAGAGGGCTAG
- the truD gene encoding tRNA pseudouridine(13) synthase TruD yields the protein MGLCRSRNPLDLLLGLEYRVRCGEPLACVAKPRERSFIVAEEPELALEPRGRYCVYLLAKRGLPSGAAARLLARLIGAPAEAAMIAGLKDTEATTLQYACLPCPRDPPVLVTVPGRLWARLLGRASRCPRRGVLRGNRFTIVLEPLGSCRELEEALESLRAARLPAYYGYQRFGTRRPDTHLQGLALLRGDQAAYARELLASPYPDESPAARRCRRSLWRAPGCSGSRLYEARAAGAKGPGWLRHLVPRQVLELQLAALQAYIFNRYLSLRISMGHSLGEKLPGERLLGGRPYAPVPGIGYRLGTGGAARELLEEAIGSIGLSPEDLAKPPPGLPRLRPYWRPVYTTPQGLAAARLPGCRLAVRFSLERGMYATLLLRELAEPPGCV from the coding sequence ATAGGGCTCTGCAGGAGCAGGAACCCGCTAGACCTCCTCCTAGGCCTCGAGTACCGGGTACGCTGCGGCGAGCCCCTGGCCTGCGTGGCGAAACCCCGCGAGAGGAGCTTCATCGTGGCGGAGGAGCCGGAGCTGGCCCTAGAGCCCCGGGGCCGCTACTGCGTCTACCTCCTCGCCAAGAGGGGGCTCCCCAGCGGCGCGGCCGCGAGGCTCCTGGCGAGGCTCATAGGCGCGCCGGCGGAGGCGGCGATGATAGCCGGGCTCAAGGACACGGAGGCGACTACGCTCCAGTACGCCTGCCTCCCCTGCCCCCGCGACCCCCCGGTGCTCGTCACGGTGCCCGGCAGGCTCTGGGCCCGGCTCCTCGGGAGGGCCAGCCGCTGCCCCCGCCGCGGGGTGCTGAGGGGCAACAGGTTCACCATAGTCCTTGAGCCTCTCGGCTCCTGCAGGGAGCTGGAGGAGGCCCTGGAGAGCCTCCGGGCCGCGAGGCTCCCGGCGTACTACGGCTACCAGCGCTTCGGCACCAGGAGGCCGGACACCCACCTCCAGGGCCTAGCCCTCCTGCGCGGCGACCAAGCCGCCTACGCCCGAGAGCTGCTCGCCAGCCCCTACCCCGACGAGTCGCCCGCGGCGAGGAGGTGCAGGCGCAGCCTCTGGCGCGCCCCCGGCTGCAGCGGATCCAGGCTCTACGAGGCCCGGGCCGCCGGGGCCAAGGGCCCTGGGTGGCTCCGGCACCTGGTCCCCCGGCAGGTTCTAGAGCTGCAGCTGGCCGCGCTCCAGGCCTACATCTTCAACCGCTATCTAAGCCTCCGCATATCCATGGGCCACAGCCTCGGGGAGAAGCTGCCCGGGGAGAGGCTTCTCGGCGGGAGGCCCTACGCCCCGGTGCCCGGGATAGGCTACCGGCTCGGCACTGGCGGGGCTGCCCGGGAGCTCCTCGAGGAGGCCATCGGCTCGATCGGCTTGAGCCCCGAGGACCTGGCCAAGCCGCCTCCGGGGCTCCCCAGGCTCCGGCCCTACTGGCGCCCCGTCTACACGACTCCCCAGGGGCTGGCCGCGGCGCGGCTGCCCGGCTGCAGGCTGGCGGTGAGATTCAGCCTCGAGAGGGGTATGTATGCCACCCTCCTCCTCCGTGAGCTGGCCGAGCCCCCGGGCTGCGTGTAG
- a CDS encoding NAD(+)/NADH kinase — MPRRVAIYARPDRVEALELAREAYRRLLKLGAEPAYDISIAGPLGGPGVDLRFDDVEGVVVIGGDGTLLRLLQLLGARNPVLHLVRLGRRAFLFDEGPRASMERLADFVEGRFRVEEHPRLIVRARGGVSYALNEAAVLALGSKVAGLRVELGGETAYEDLEGDGLIIATPTGSTAYCYSAGGPVLHPGLDAVAVVPVNPLDRRIGSIVAPGGEPVRLVVERTTRPVKLIIDGVRESLLARGAVIEAVLRGPPARIARYRGGGKLRLPWRRPTC; from the coding sequence ATGCCCCGGCGCGTCGCCATATACGCCAGGCCCGACCGCGTGGAGGCGCTGGAGCTGGCTAGAGAGGCTTACCGCCGCCTCCTGAAGCTGGGCGCGGAGCCGGCCTACGACATCTCCATAGCTGGGCCGCTGGGAGGCCCAGGGGTGGACCTACGCTTCGACGACGTGGAGGGCGTGGTGGTGATAGGCGGGGATGGGACGCTGCTCCGCCTCCTCCAGCTCCTCGGCGCCAGGAACCCGGTGCTCCACCTAGTCCGGCTGGGGCGGCGGGCCTTCCTCTTCGACGAGGGGCCGAGGGCGTCTATGGAGAGGCTAGCGGACTTCGTGGAGGGCCGGTTCCGGGTGGAGGAGCACCCCAGGCTCATCGTCCGCGCCAGAGGCGGCGTATCCTACGCGCTCAACGAGGCCGCCGTGCTGGCGCTTGGCTCCAAGGTGGCCGGGCTCCGGGTGGAGCTGGGCGGCGAGACGGCCTACGAGGACCTCGAGGGCGACGGGCTGATAATCGCCACCCCGACCGGGAGCACCGCCTACTGCTACAGCGCCGGGGGCCCCGTGCTCCACCCAGGGCTCGACGCCGTGGCGGTGGTGCCGGTCAACCCTCTGGACAGGAGGATAGGGAGCATAGTCGCCCCCGGCGGGGAGCCGGTGCGCCTGGTTGTGGAGCGGACCACGAGGCCGGTTAAGCTGATTATAGACGGGGTCCGGGAGAGCCTCCTCGCCAGGGGCGCGGTGATCGAGGCCGTGCTCCGCGGCCCCCCGGCGCGCATAGCGAGGTACCGTGGAGGGGGGAAGCTGAGGCTGCCATGGAGAAGGCCTACGTGCTAG
- a CDS encoding elongation factor 1-beta has protein sequence MAKVLVVASVYPSSTDIDLEQLVKRIEEKLPRDYEVTRYDKVPIAFGLNALKLYILIPEESEGGTSKLEELLRGVEGVEEIEVETVHRVSSY, from the coding sequence ATGGCGAAGGTACTGGTAGTAGCGTCGGTATATCCGTCTAGCACGGACATAGACCTGGAGCAGCTCGTAAAGAGGATAGAGGAGAAGCTGCCACGAGACTACGAGGTGACCCGCTACGACAAGGTCCCGATAGCATTCGGGCTCAACGCCCTCAAGCTATACATACTGATACCGGAGGAGAGCGAGGGAGGCACCTCTAAGCTCGAGGAGCTCCTGCGCGGCGTCGAGGGCGTCGAGGAGATAGAGGTAGAGACTGTCCACAGGGTCTCCAGCTACTAG
- a CDS encoding transcription elongation factor, producing MDEREVDIMKALIELEEDEGMRILKKATYYKAYFIDDDMVIIVMDLGVGTSVPVFTKYARELEQRLRERLGKRVKIIPKASDVRGLATHLLYPVRILGVNTLWLPDGSIEYVVRIPRRDERRLGKAKEMYERILSELLGKKTRIKSGY from the coding sequence GTGGATGAGCGTGAAGTAGATATAATGAAGGCTCTTATAGAGCTTGAGGAGGACGAGGGCATGCGGATACTGAAGAAAGCCACCTACTACAAGGCCTACTTCATAGACGACGACATGGTTATAATAGTGATGGACCTCGGTGTCGGCACGAGCGTGCCCGTGTTCACGAAGTACGCCAGGGAGCTTGAGCAGCGGCTGAGGGAAAGGCTCGGGAAGAGGGTCAAGATCATACCGAAGGCCAGCGACGTGAGGGGCCTCGCCACCCACTTGCTCTACCCGGTAAGGATACTGGGCGTCAACACGCTCTGGCTGCCCGATGGCAGCATAGAGTACGTCGTGAGGATACCGAGGAGGGATGAGAGGAGGCTGGGTAAAGCCAAGGAGATGTACGAGAGGATACTCAGCGAGCTGCTAGGCAAGAAGACCAGGATAAAGTCGGGCTACTAG
- a CDS encoding DUF371 domain-containing protein, whose amino-acid sequence MAGACIRLLRCRGHPNVQLAHPSTLELEREPRLTPRGDCVACVSCQGSIAGCSSGKGLAALYIAALSLHPPGAAGAVVEGLSPAAEPGRLIARRSCHRRDSVVIAADKAARDLPEGLRRLLASSYTRCLALYVVFTPDGDVDTVYELAGCVVEDPGGGDPARNPG is encoded by the coding sequence TTGGCAGGGGCGTGCATCAGGCTGCTGCGGTGCAGGGGCCATCCCAACGTGCAGCTGGCCCACCCCTCTACGCTCGAGCTGGAGAGGGAGCCGAGGCTCACACCCCGGGGCGACTGCGTGGCCTGCGTCTCCTGTCAGGGCAGCATCGCTGGATGCAGCTCCGGGAAGGGGCTGGCCGCCCTCTACATAGCTGCCCTCTCCCTCCATCCCCCCGGCGCGGCGGGTGCCGTGGTTGAGGGGCTCTCGCCGGCGGCTGAGCCGGGGAGGCTGATAGCGAGGAGGAGCTGCCACCGCCGCGACAGCGTGGTGATCGCTGCCGATAAGGCGGCGCGCGACCTGCCCGAGGGCCTCCGGAGGCTGCTGGCGAGCAGCTATACGAGGTGCCTAGCCCTCTACGTCGTCTTCACCCCGGACGGGGACGTCGACACGGTATATGAACTTGCGGGGTGCGTAGTCGAGGACCCTGGTGGCGGAGACCCCGCCCGGAACCCTGGCTAG
- the fen gene encoding flap endonuclease-1, with translation MGVNLREIIPKEAVTEIELDSLRYKVVAIDAYNALYQFLTAIRQPDGTPLMDSRGRVTSHLSGLFYRTINLAEHGVKVVYVFDGKPPEMKYLEIERRKRVKAEAVRKYEEAVKRGDQEAARRYAQAAARLTDEMVEDAKKLLEAMGIPYVQAPAEGEAQAAYMARKGDAWAAASQDYDSLLFGAPRLARNLAITGKRKLPRKNVYVEVKPELVELEKLLKALGITREQLIALGILIGTDYNPDGVRGIGPKTALKMVQTHRDPVKLLQGLPRHEFPVDPLKIYEYFLNPPVTSDYKLEWREPDEKRVLEILVEEHDFNPERVKNALERLRRAYREHFQGRQMGLDAWLRR, from the coding sequence GTGGGCGTCAACCTCCGCGAGATCATACCCAAGGAGGCTGTAACGGAAATAGAGCTCGACTCGCTGCGCTACAAGGTTGTAGCCATAGACGCCTACAACGCGCTCTACCAGTTCCTCACCGCGATAAGGCAGCCGGACGGCACGCCGCTCATGGACTCGCGTGGCAGGGTCACCAGCCATCTCAGCGGCCTCTTCTACCGCACCATAAACCTGGCCGAGCACGGGGTAAAGGTGGTCTACGTCTTCGACGGGAAGCCGCCGGAGATGAAGTATCTCGAGATAGAGAGGAGGAAGCGTGTCAAGGCGGAGGCTGTGCGGAAGTACGAGGAGGCAGTGAAGAGGGGCGACCAGGAGGCGGCGAGGCGCTACGCCCAGGCAGCGGCGAGACTCACCGACGAGATGGTGGAGGACGCTAAGAAGCTGCTGGAGGCCATGGGGATACCCTACGTGCAGGCGCCGGCGGAGGGGGAGGCGCAGGCCGCCTACATGGCCCGGAAGGGCGACGCCTGGGCCGCGGCGAGCCAGGACTACGACTCCCTGCTCTTCGGGGCCCCGAGGCTTGCCCGGAACCTCGCTATAACGGGTAAGAGGAAGCTGCCCAGGAAGAACGTCTACGTAGAGGTTAAGCCGGAGCTGGTGGAGCTCGAGAAGCTGCTCAAGGCACTGGGCATTACGAGGGAGCAGTTGATAGCCCTAGGCATACTCATAGGCACCGACTACAACCCGGACGGCGTCCGGGGGATCGGGCCCAAGACGGCGCTGAAGATGGTGCAGACCCACCGGGACCCCGTGAAGCTCCTCCAGGGGCTCCCGCGCCACGAGTTCCCGGTCGACCCACTGAAGATCTACGAGTACTTCCTGAACCCCCCAGTGACCAGCGACTATAAGCTCGAGTGGAGGGAGCCCGACGAGAAGAGGGTCCTCGAGATACTCGTGGAGGAGCACGACTTCAACCCGGAGCGTGTTAAGAACGCGCTGGAGAGGCTGCGGAGGGCGTACCGCGAGCACTTCCAGGGCCGCCAGATGGGTCTGGATGCGTGGCTGCGCCGCTAG
- the pth2 gene encoding peptidyl-tRNA hydrolase Pth2 — protein MGPGQEYKQVIAVRTDIRMSRGKLAAQVAHAAVEAVLLIIDSGNPEWSRWLREWRIQGQKKVVVKVSSEQELLWVHQEARRLGLPASLVADAGRTELPPGTRTAAAVGPAPSQLVDRVTGRLKLL, from the coding sequence ATGGGGCCTGGGCAGGAGTACAAGCAGGTCATAGCCGTGAGGACTGATATAAGGATGAGCAGGGGGAAGCTGGCCGCCCAGGTGGCCCACGCCGCGGTGGAGGCGGTGCTGCTCATAATAGATAGCGGCAACCCGGAGTGGAGCCGCTGGCTCCGCGAGTGGAGGATACAGGGCCAGAAGAAGGTGGTGGTGAAGGTCTCGAGCGAGCAGGAGCTGCTCTGGGTCCACCAGGAGGCCCGGCGCCTAGGCCTCCCAGCCTCCCTCGTGGCGGACGCCGGCCGCACCGAGCTCCCCCCGGGCACCAGGACAGCAGCCGCCGTGGGGCCAGCCCCCAGCCAGCTGGTGGACAGGGTTACGGGGAGGCTCAAGCTCCTCTAG